A window of the Virgibacillus pantothenticus genome harbors these coding sequences:
- a CDS encoding prephenate dehydrogenase encodes MKRIVTIAGLGLIGASIAKALKPIAENYIIGYDIHSETLQYAKSHGIIHEAKADYTAAVLQADYLILAAPISESIRLLAALDEMQLSKKLIVTDVSSVKQSMITTANQLQNKAVSFVGGHPMAGSHKKGVQAAKAHLFENAIYVLTPTERSTEHDVHALKSLLLPTHSKFLILEADEHDEMTGVISHFPHLIASSLVHQAKHWEETHAYLPNLAAGGFRDITRIASSNPTLWQDIFYHNRKKMSLLLEEWITEMQHVKLLVEENNKQDMIAYLEAAKLYRDGLGTKEKGAIPSYYDLYVDIQDQTGALAHVTQLLANSNISINNIQILEIREGIMGALRLSFASEKLQKISEQTLNEAGYETMVEK; translated from the coding sequence GTGAAGCGTATAGTAACTATAGCAGGACTCGGCCTAATTGGGGCATCGATAGCAAAGGCATTAAAACCGATAGCTGAAAACTATATTATCGGCTATGATATTCATTCAGAGACACTTCAGTATGCCAAGAGTCATGGAATCATTCATGAAGCGAAAGCAGATTATACTGCTGCAGTACTACAGGCTGACTATCTTATCTTAGCTGCTCCTATTTCAGAATCAATTCGATTGCTTGCAGCTTTGGACGAAATGCAATTATCTAAAAAATTGATAGTAACAGATGTTTCTTCTGTTAAGCAATCGATGATTACTACTGCCAACCAACTGCAAAATAAAGCCGTGTCTTTTGTCGGTGGGCACCCGATGGCAGGGTCTCATAAAAAAGGTGTACAAGCTGCCAAAGCACATTTATTTGAGAACGCGATTTACGTATTAACGCCAACCGAACGAAGTACAGAGCATGATGTTCATGCTTTAAAGTCATTGCTGCTCCCGACACATAGTAAGTTTCTCATATTAGAAGCAGATGAACATGATGAAATGACTGGGGTTATTTCGCACTTTCCGCATTTAATAGCATCTTCATTAGTTCACCAGGCAAAACACTGGGAAGAGACACATGCTTACTTACCTAATTTGGCTGCGGGAGGGTTTCGTGATATTACGAGAATCGCATCCAGTAATCCAACCCTTTGGCAGGACATCTTTTACCATAATCGCAAGAAAATGTCACTGCTTTTAGAGGAATGGATCACGGAAATGCAACACGTAAAGCTCTTAGTAGAAGAAAACAATAAACAAGACATGATTGCTTATTTAGAAGCAGCCAAACTATATCGTGACGGACTTGGCACAAAGGAAAAAGGCGCCATTCCATCCTACTATGATTTGTATGTCGATATTCAAGACCAGACCGGTGCGTTGGCTCATGTAACGCAATTGCTGGCAAATAGCAATATAAGTATTAACAATATTCAAATATTAGAAATAAGGGAAGGGATCATGGGAGCGCTGCGGCTAAGTTTTGCTTCAGAAAAGTTGCAAAAAATAAGTGAACAGACACTTAATGAAGCAGGTTATGAAACAATGGTCGAAAAATAA
- the aroA gene encoding 3-phosphoshikimate 1-carboxyvinyltransferase, which produces MKERILQPINRPLQGTIEVPGDKSISHRSIMFGSIAQGTTTVDHFLDSEDCMRTINIFRAMGVTIEQQGSSITIHGKGSQSLTEPVEPLYFGNSGTTARLMLGILAGLPMFTTLYGDISLTKRPMNRVVDPLRLMGASIAGRSQGNYLPLAVDGRRLKSIYYHLPVKSAQVKSAVLLAGLFAEGITTVTEISPTRNHTESMLRAFGVELNKNGSDISIHGKQALTATDIYVPGDISSAAFFLVAAAIVPDSQLKLLHVGLNETRTGIMDVLLAMGADLRIEEEQVKGGERIGNIIIRYQELTATTIEGEMVPRLIDEIPIIALLATQAEGTTVIKDAAELRVKETDRIRAVTETLTKLGASVEETEDGLIIHGKTQLHGNRVQSYHDHRMAMMASIASLVATSEIAIDDISPIATSYPRFYDDLNQIVQ; this is translated from the coding sequence TTGAAAGAACGAATATTACAACCGATTAACCGCCCTTTACAGGGAACTATAGAAGTGCCTGGTGATAAATCTATTTCGCACCGATCCATTATGTTCGGCTCTATAGCCCAAGGAACAACAACTGTTGACCATTTTTTAGATAGTGAAGACTGTATGCGGACAATAAATATTTTTCGAGCGATGGGGGTAACCATTGAACAGCAAGGATCAAGTATAACGATTCATGGAAAAGGCTCCCAATCATTAACAGAACCCGTTGAGCCTCTCTATTTTGGAAATTCTGGGACAACTGCAAGGTTAATGCTAGGTATATTAGCTGGATTGCCAATGTTTACAACTTTATATGGTGATATTTCTTTAACGAAACGTCCGATGAATCGTGTTGTTGATCCACTGCGTTTAATGGGAGCAAGTATTGCTGGGAGGTCACAAGGAAATTATCTTCCTTTAGCGGTAGATGGGAGACGACTAAAATCCATTTACTACCATTTGCCTGTTAAAAGTGCCCAAGTGAAATCTGCCGTTTTATTGGCCGGTTTGTTTGCAGAAGGAATCACAACGGTTACGGAAATATCTCCTACAAGAAACCATACCGAATCGATGCTACGAGCATTTGGTGTGGAATTGAATAAAAATGGTTCTGATATTTCAATTCATGGAAAGCAAGCTTTAACAGCTACGGACATCTATGTACCTGGTGATATTTCTTCTGCTGCATTCTTTCTTGTAGCAGCTGCCATCGTTCCAGATAGTCAACTAAAACTATTACATGTTGGATTAAATGAAACACGCACTGGAATAATGGATGTTTTATTAGCGATGGGTGCTGATTTACGCATAGAGGAAGAACAAGTAAAAGGTGGCGAACGAATTGGCAATATTATCATTCGTTATCAGGAATTAACGGCCACAACCATTGAAGGAGAAATGGTTCCAAGACTCATTGATGAGATTCCGATCATTGCGTTATTGGCTACACAAGCAGAAGGGACGACAGTGATTAAAGATGCAGCAGAACTTCGTGTGAAAGAAACAGATCGTATTCGTGCTGTAACAGAAACACTTACTAAATTAGGGGCTAGTGTGGAGGAGACAGAAGACGGGTTAATTATCCATGGAAAGACCCAATTACACGGAAATCGGGTTCAATCCTATCATGATCATAGAATGGCTATGATGGCGTCCATTGCTTCACTTGTTGCAACGAGTGAAATCGCAATTGACGATATATCTCCAATTGCAACATCATATCCCCGCTTTTATGACGATTTAAACCAAA